The proteins below are encoded in one region of Pithys albifrons albifrons isolate INPA30051 chromosome 25, PitAlb_v1, whole genome shotgun sequence:
- the LOC139682579 gene encoding feather keratin Cos2-2-like, translated as MACAEKCQQCQPCSPCCQPCGPTPLANSCNECCVRQCQSSTVVIEPPAVLVTLPGPILSSFPQNTVVGSSTSAAIGSILSCDGVPINSGGFDLSCITSSCCGSRRCPPC; from the coding sequence ATGGCGTGTGCTGAGAAGTGTCaacagtgccagccctgcagcccttgctgccagccctgcggcCCGACCCCgctggccaacagctgcaatgagtgctgtgtcaggcagtgccagagctccacTGTCGTCATTGAGCcgcctgctgtgctggtgaccctgcccggccccatcctcagctccttcccacagaacaCCGTGGTGGGATCCTCCACCTCCGCTGCCAttggcagcatcctcagctgtgACGGAGTGCCCATCAACTCTGGGGGCTTTGACCTCTCCTgcatcaccagcagctgctgtggcagcagaaggTGCCCTCCTTGCTAA
- the LOC139682578 gene encoding feather keratin Cos2-2-like: MACAEKCQQCQPCGPTPLANSCNECCVRQCQSSAVVIEPPAVLVTLPGPILSSFPQNTVVGSSTSAAVGSILSSDGVPINSGGFDLSCITSRCCSRCPPC, from the coding sequence ATGGCGTGTGCTGAgaagtgccagcagtgccagccctgcggCCCGACCCCgctggccaacagctgcaatgagtgctgtgtcaggcagtgccagagctccgCAGTCGTCATTGAGCcgcctgctgtgctggtgaccctgcccggccccatcctcagctccttcccacagaacaccgtggtgggatcctccacctctgctgccgttggcagcatcctcagcagTGACGGAGTGCCCATCAACTCCGGGGGCTTTGACCTCTCCTGCATCACCAGCCGCTGCTGTAGCAGATGTCCCCCCTGCTAA
- the LOC139682577 gene encoding feather keratin Cos2-2-like gives MACAEKCQQCQPCSPCCQPCGPTPLANSCNECCVRQCQSSTVVIEPPAVLVTLPGPILSSFPQNTVLGSSTSAAIGSILSSDGVPINSGGFDLSCITSCCCGSRRCPPC, from the coding sequence ATGGCGTGTGCTGAGAAGTGCCaacagtgccagccctgcagcccttgctgccagccctgcggcCCGACCCCgctggccaacagctgcaatgagtgctgtgtcaggcagtgccagagctccacTGTTGTCATTGAGCcgcctgctgtgctggtgaccctgcccggccccatcctcagctccttccctcagaaCACCGTGCTGGGATCCTCCACCTCCGCTGCCAttggcagcatcctcagcagTGATGGAGTGCCCATCAACTCTGGGGGCTTTGACCTCTCCTGCatcaccagctgctgctgtggcagcagaaggTGCCCTCCTTGCTAA
- the LOC139682576 gene encoding feather keratin Cos1-2-like, which yields MSCCQPCNPCCQPCGPTPLANSCNECCVRQCQSSTVAIQPSAVVVTLPGPILSSFPQNTVVGSSTSAAVGSILSCGGVPINSGGFDLSCITRCYGGRCPPC from the coding sequence atgtcctgctgccagccctgcaacccttgctgccagccctgcggcCCAACCCCgctggccaacagctgcaatgagtgctgtgtcaggcagtgccagagctccacTGTTGCCATCCAGCCCTCTGCTGTGGTGGtgaccctgcccggccccatcctcagctccttcccacagaacaCCGTGGTGGGATCCTCCACCTCCGCTGCCgttggcagcatcctcagctgtgGCGGAGTGCCCATCAACTCCGGGGGCTTTGACCTCTCCTGCATCACCAGGTGCTACGGTGGCAGATGCCCCCCCTGCTAA
- the LOC139682628 gene encoding feather keratin Cos1-2-like, with the protein MSCCQPCNPCCQPCGPTPLANSCNECCVRQCQSSTVAIQPSAVVVTLPGPILSSFPQNTVVGSSTSAAVGSILSCGGVPINSGGFDLSCITRCYGGRCPPC; encoded by the coding sequence atgtcctgctgccagccctgcaacccttgctgccagccctgcggcCCGACCCCgctggccaacagctgcaatgagtgctgtgtcaggcagtgccagagctccacTGTTGCCATCCAGCCCTCTGCTGTGGTGGTGACCCTGCCCGgtcccatcctcagctccttccctcagaaCACCGTGGTGGGATCCTCCACCTCCGCTGCTgttggcagcatcctcagctgtgGCGGAGTGCCCATCAACTCCGGGGGCTTTGACCTCTCCTGCATCACCAGGTGCTACGGTGGCAGATGCCCCCCCTGCTAA